Proteins encoded by one window of Agelaius phoeniceus isolate bAgePho1 chromosome 5, bAgePho1.hap1, whole genome shotgun sequence:
- the STK38L gene encoding serine/threonine-protein kinase 38-like yields the protein MAMTAGTTTSFPMSNHTRERVTVAKLTLENFYSNLIIQHEERETRQKKLEVAMEEEGLADEEKKLRRSQHARKETEFLRLKRTRLGLDDFESLKVIGRGAFGEVRLVQKKDTGHIYAMKILRKADMLEKEQVAHIRAERDILVEADGAWVVKMFYSFQDKRNLYLIMEFLPGGDMMTLLMKKDTLSEEETQFYISETVLAIDAIHQLGFIHRDIKPDNLLLDAKGHVKLSDFGLCTGLKKAHRTEFYRNLTHNPPSDFSFQNMNSKRKAETWKKNRRQLAYSTVGTPDYIAPEVFMQTGYNKLCDWWSLGVIMYEMLIGYPPFCSETPQETYRKVMNWKETLVFPPEVPISEKAKDLILRFCIDSENRIGSNGVEEIKSHPFFEGVDWGHIRERPAAIPIEIKSIDDTSNFDEFPESDILQPVPNTTEPDYKSKDWVFLNYTYKRFEGLTQRGSIPSYMKAGKL from the exons ATGGCGATGACTGCAGGGACTACAACATCCTTTCCCATGAGTAACCACACCCGGGAGAGAGTGACGGTGGCCAAACTCACACTGGAGAACTTCTACAGCAACCTGATTATACAGCATGAGGAGAGGGAAACCAG GCAGAAGAAGTTGGAAGTGGCTATGGAAGAGGAAGGCCTTGCAGATGAGGAG AAAAAGCTGCGCAGGTCACAGCACGCCCGCAAGGAAACCGAGTTCCTGCGGCTCAAGAGGACCCGGCTTGGCTTGGATGACTTCGAGTCTTTGAAAGTCATAGGAAGAGGAGCATTTGGGGAG GTCCGCCTCGTTCAGAAGAAGGATACAGGTCACATTTATGCAATGAAGATACTGAGAAAAGCAGATATGTTGGAGAAAGAGCAG GTGGCCCATATCAGAGCAGAAAGAGATATTTTGGTTGAAGCAGATGGAGCCTGGGTAGTGAAAATGTTTTACAGCTTTCAGGATAAAAGGAACCTTTACCTGATCATGGAATTTTTACCTGGAG GTGACATGATGACCTTACTGATGAAGAAGGACACACTATCAGAGGAGGAGACCCAGTTTTACATTTCTGAGACAGTGCTGGCCATCGATGCCATTCACCAGTTGGGATTTATCCACAGGGACATCAAGCCAGACAATCTCCTGCTGGATGCCAAG GGTCATGTAAAGCTGTCTGATTTTGGGCTCTGCACAGGTTTAAAGAAAGCCCACAGAACAGAGTTCTACAGGAACCTCACACACAACCCACCAAGTGACTTCT CATTTCAGAATATGAACTcaaagaggaaagcagaaacATGGAAGAAGAACAGGCGACAGCTG gcatATTCTACCGTGGGAACCCCAGACTATATTGCTCCAGAAGTGTTTATGCAGACTGGCTACAACAAGCTGTGTGACTGGTGGTCCTTGGGAGTGATTATGTATGAAATGCTAATAG GGTATCCACCTTTCTGCTCAGAAACGCCACAAGAGACTTACAGGAAAGTTATGAATTGGAAAGAAACGTTGGTATTTCCTCCAGAGGTGCCCATTTCAGAGAAAGCAAAGGATTTAATTCTAAG atTTTGTATCGACTCAGAAAACAGAATTGGTAGCAATGGAGTAGAGGAAATAAAAAGTCATCCATTTTTTGAAGGAGTAGACTGGGGACATATCAG GGAAAGACCAGCTGCAATCCCTATAGAAATCAAAAGTATTGATGATACTTCCAACTTTGATGAATTTCCTGAATCAGACATTTTACAGCCAG TGCCAAACACGACGGAACCCGACTACAAATCCAAAGACTGGGTTTTCCTCAATTACACCTACAAGAGGTTTGAAGGGCTCACCCAGCGTGGCTCCATCCCTTCCTACATGAAAGCAGGGAAGTTGTGA